A part of Palaemon carinicauda isolate YSFRI2023 chromosome 8, ASM3689809v2, whole genome shotgun sequence genomic DNA contains:
- the LOC137646020 gene encoding zwei Ig domain protein zig-8-like has product MKTKVLLTVLVDILLVFITPKVSVCAENAPDWPKVIRGSLDTHKFNSAGTWTPDPNLLLGEYEEEVPTRETKAYFMTENNTVITVQVGTTAALRCQVYDVAEHETVSWIRHRDHHLITVGPNTYSNDERFQVTFSEKMQDWTLHVRYAQPRDAGVYECQLSAHPPIGVFTTLNVIEAIAEIEGGPERYVQTGSSVHLRCTLKHFTEPPTYVFWYHAEHMVNYDANARITVVPRSGESELQISRVTKADSGNYTCQPANARPASISLHVITGETPAAMQRASATEVQYRFSLALISTMVALIAL; this is encoded by the exons TCTGTGCAGAAAACGCTCCCGATTGGCCGAAGGTCATCAGGGGATCGTTAGACACTCATAAATTTAACTCTGCAG GCACGTGGACACCGGATCCGAACCTCTTGCTGGGCGAATATGAAGAGGAGGTTCCCACTCGGGAAACCAAGGCATATTTCATGACAGAAAACAACACTGTAATCACCGTGCAAGTGGGAACCACTGCTGCACTACGTTGCCAGGTGTACGACGTGGCAGAGCATGAAACG GTGTCATGGATAAGACATCGAGACCATCACTTGATCACTGTTGGTCCCAACACCTACTCCAACGACGAGAGATTTCAAGTAACCTTTTCGGAAAAAATGCAG GATTGGACTCTGCACGTGAGATACGCCCAGCCTCGAGACGCCGGTGTCTACGAATGCCAGCTCTCAGCCCACCCTCCCATCGGTGTTTTCACAACCCTCAATGTCATTG AGGCCATAGCCGAAATCGAGGGAGGACCAGAAAGATACGTGCAGACCGGAAGCTCCGTCCACCTGAGATGTACACTCAAACACTTCACGGAGCCTCCGACATACGTGTTTTGGTACCACGCCGAACACATGGTCAATTATGACGCAAACGCAAGG ATCACTGTGGTTCCCCGTTCAGGCGAGAGCGAACTTCAAATCTCGCGAGTTACAAAGGCTGACAGTGGAAACTACACCTGCCAGCCAGCCAATGCCAGACCAGCATCCATTTCCCTCCATGTTATAACGG GCGAAACCCCGGCTGCCATGCAGCGTGCTAGTGCCACAGAGGTCCAGTACCGCTTTAGCTTGGCGCTCATATCTACAATGGTGGCACTGATCGCCTTGTAG